The DNA sequence TGCACTCGTAGCAGCCGGCGATCGAGGCGATCGTCGCCGTGGGGGCGATCGCCACGAGCAGGCTGTTGCGCAGCCCGTGGTCGGCGACGGCCGCGCGCAGCGCGCCCCACCGCTCGGTCTGGGTCGGCGTCACCCCCCAGAGGTCCGGCTGGAGGTCGCCGCGGGCCGCCCGCGTCTGCCCGTATGCCGGGTGCGCGCCGTGCTCGGCCGCGAGCTCGGCGGAGCGCTCCAGGGCCGAGAGGTAGACCTCCTCGGCGATGCGGGTCGACAGCTCACGCGCCTCGTCGGAGTCGAACGGCAGCCGGAGGGCGAAGAAGACGTCCTGCAGCCCCATCATCCCCAGCCCGACCGGGCGCCAGCGCGGGTTCGAGGCGGCCGACTCGGTGCTCGGGTAGTAGTTCACGTCGATGACCCGGTCGAGGTAGGTCACCGCGGTGCGGACCGTGGATCGCAGTGCGCCCCAGTCGATCCCGTCACGTGCGGCGGTGAGGTGCCGGGCCAGGTTGACCGAGCCGAGGTTGCAGACGGCGGTCTCGCCGTCGCTGCTGACCTCGATGATCTCGGTGCACAGGTTGGACAGGTGCACGACGGGGGAGCCCGGGCCCTGCTCGTCCGAGGTCTGGTTGCAGGTGCGGTTGCTGGCGTCCTTGAAGGTCATCCAGCCGTTCCCGGTCTGCGCCAGCGTCCGCATCATCTTCCCGTAGAGCTCGCGCGCGCTCACGGTGCGCACGACGCGGCCCTCGCGCTCCGCCGCGGCATACGCCCGCTCGAAGGCGGGACCCCACAGGTCGGGCAGCTCGGGCACCTCGCTGGGGTCGATGAGCGACCACTGCTCGTCGGCCTCGACCCGGCGCATGAACTCGTCGGGGACCCAGTTGGCGAGGTTGAGGTTGTGCGTGCGCCGGGCGTCCTCGCCGGTGTTGTCGCGCAGCTCGAGGAACTCCTCCACGTCGGGGTGCCACGGCTCGAGGTAGACGCAGGCGGCGCCCTTGCGCCGGCCGCCCTGGTTGACGGCGGCGACCGAGGAGTCGAGCGTGCGCAGCCACGGGACGATGCCGTTGGAGTGGCCGTTCGTGCCGCGGATCAGGGCGCCGCGGCCGCGGACCCGCGACCACGAGATGCCGATGCCGCCGGCGAACTTCGACAGCTTGGCAACCTGTGCGTAGCGTTCGTAGATCGAGTCGAGCTCGTCGCGCGGGCTGTCGACGAGGTAGCACGACGACATCTGCGTGTGCCGGGTGCCCGAGTTGAAGAGGGTCGGCGAGCTCGGCAGGTAGGCCAGGCTCGACATCAGCCGGTAGAAGTCGATCGCCTCCTGCGGGGTGTGCGCGAGGCCGCAGGCGACCCGCAGCAGCCAGTACTGCGGGGTCTCGATGACGTCGCGGGTCTGCGGGTGGCGCAGCAGGTAGCGGTCGTAGACGGTGCGCAGGCCGAAGTACTCGAACCGCCGGTCGGCGGACGGGTCGACGGCGTGGTCGAGCTTGCGCGCGTTCGCCTCGACGAAGGCGGCGGTCTCGTCGCCGACCAGCCCCTCGAGGTGGCCGAGCCGCACCGCCTGGCTGAACGACGCGACCTGCGCGCCGCGCACCTCCTTGTCGATGTAGTTCGACAGCAGCCGGGCCGCGAGCCGGGAGTACTCCGGCTCGGTGGCGGTCATCTCGGCCGCCGTCTGGATCGACAGCCGGTCGAGCTCGGCCGTCGTCGCGCCGTCGTAGAGCCCGCTGATCGTGCGGGTGGCGACCGTCATGGGGTCGACCTCGGGGAGGTCGTCGCACCAGCGCTCGACGGCGCGGACGATCTTCATGACGTCGACGGGTTCGGCGTCGCCGTTGCGCTTGCGCACCTGCATGGTGCTGCGGCGCGGCGTGGTTTCGGTGGTCTCCGGGGCGCCGGGCGCCCGGTCCTCGACCTGGGTCATCTGCTCTCTCCTCGCGAGCTGTTCCGGAGGAGCCGGGCCACGCGGGGAGGGGACGACGACACGGGGGCGCGTCCCCGGCATACCGCTGCCGCGCACGTCGCACCGCTGTCGCTGGACCCGCCCTCGAGGCCACGACTCCACCACGCGCGGGTGCGCGTGGCCGCTGGCAGGTCTTCGGACTCCCGGGCGTGCCGTGGACGGCAGGTGCCGACCACGGTTCCTACTGGCCGTCGCTTCCCACGCCCGGGGGCGCAGTGCTTGGTTGACGGCGGTCGTTCCCGGTCACCGCTGCGGGGCAGTCCCGGAGTCGCACCGGGTTCCCTCTTGCCCCGGAGCCGATGGATCTCGGCCCCGGACCAGCTGGGGACCACCATATGGGGTGGCGGGTGCGGAATCTCGGCACCAGATGTGGTGTCCGCGTGTCCCGGCGTGTCGCGCCGGGGTCGAAGGTCCCTGTGCCGGCCGGCGGCGGGCGCCCACCATGGGGCCGTGTCCGCGACCGGCCCCGACCGGCGGGCGCGGTCGCCGCTGCCCGCCTCCCGTGGCGCGCGGTGGCTGCGCGAGGGGGAGGCCGTCGCCGCCGCGCTGCTGGCGATCGCCCTGCTCGCCTTCGGCCTGCCGCGCGTGGCGGGCGTGGGCTGGGACCAGGTCGGTGCGGTGCTGGCCCAGCTGACCGTGGCCGAGGTCGGGCTGCTCACCGCCGTGTGGCTCGCCGGGCTCGCCGTGCAGACGGTGGCGCTCTCGGCCGCCCTGCCCGGCCTGAGCCACCGGCGGGCGTTCTTCCTCAACATCACCGGCAGCGCGGTGTCGAACCTCCTGCCGCTGGGGGGCGCGGCCGGGTCGGCCGTCAACTACTGGGCCGTGCGGGCCTGGGGCTTCGGGACCGCCGCGTTCCTGCGGTGGGCCCTGCTCACGAACATCTGGGACGTGCTGGGCCGGCTCGCGGTCCCGGCCCTGGCGCTCGGCTGGTTCCTCGCCTCGGGCACGCACTCCGAGGCGCTCACCACCGCGGGCCTGGGTGCCTGCGCCACCCTGCTGGCGCTGGTCGTGGTGACCGTGGTCGTGCTGCGCGAGCCCCGCCGCGTCGCGTGGCTGGGACGGGTGGTCGACCCCGTCGCGACCCTCCTGCGCCGCCTGCCCGCGCCGGGCACGTCCTACTCCGACCGCGTGGTGGCGGCCGTCGCGTCGGTCGCCGACCTCGTGCGGGTCGCGTGGGTGCGGCTGACGGTGGGCAAGCTCGCGTATGCCGTGATGCAGGCGGTGCTGCTCTGGCTCTGCCTCGACCTGCTCGGGGCGCGACCGCCGCTCGTGGTGGTGGCCGGGGCGTTCGCGGTGGAGCGGCTGCTGTCGCTGGCGGTCATCTCGCCGGCCGCGACCGGGATCGTCGAGCTGGGCATGACGGGGCTGCTCGTCGCCCTGGGCACCGCCCCTGCCCCTGCCGCGGCCGCCGTCCTGCTCTACCGCCTGTTCGTGATCGGCATGGAGGTCCCGGTCGGCGGGGCGCTGCTGGGCTGGTGGCTGCTGCGCCGGCTGCGGGACCGCGCGCGGGCTCGCCGGGCGACGGGGCCCGCCGTCGACCCCGGGCCCAAGGGCCCTAGGACGCCCACGGCGACGGCGCGACGGTCGAGGTGACACAGGAGGTCCTTCCATGGCTGCGTTCCCGACCGCACCGGCGGCGCCCGCACCGCGCCCGGTCGCCTACCCCGTCCACCTCGACGCCGACACGAGCCCGCACGCCTCCCGCTGGCTGTGGCTGGTGAAGTGGCTGCTGGCGATCCCCCACGTCATCGTCCTGGCGTTCCTCTGGGCGGCGTTCGCCGTGCTGAGCATCGTGGCGTTCTTCGCGATCCTCATCACGGGCGAGTACCCGCGGGCCCTGTTCGACTTCAACGCCGGGGTGCTGCGGTGGAGCTGGCGTGTGGCGTACTGGTCCTACGGCGCCCTCGGCACCGACCGCTACCCGCCGTTCACGCTCGCCGAGGTGCCGGACTACCCGGCCCACCTCGAGATCGACTACCCGGAGCACCTCTCGCGGGGCCTCGTGCTCGTGAAGTGGTGGCTGCTCGCCATCCCGCACTACGTCGTGGTCGCGGTCCTCGTGGGGTCGGGCTCGTACGCCGTGCACACGGCCGACCGCTGGCGGACGGTCGGCGCACAGACCGGGCTCATCGGTGTGCTCGCACTCGTCGCCGGAGTCGCGCTCGCCGTGACCGGGCGGTACCCGCAGGCCCTCTACGACCTGCTGCTCGGGCTCAACCGCTGGGTGATCCGGGTCGCCGCCTACGTCGGCCTCATGACCGACGCCTACCCCCCGTTCCGCCTCGACCAGGGTCCGCACGAGCCGTTCGCCATGGCCTTCGCCGCAGGGGGCGCGCCCGCGCCCACCGCCGGTGGTCCGGCGACCGGGTCGGTCGTCCCCTCGGGGTCCGGGGTTGGGGCAGGGCCGGCGCCCGGGGCGGGAACCGGCCCCGCGCAGCCGGGCGTCGCGGGTGGCGGACCGGGTGGGACCTACCCGCCCGCGCCGGCAGGGCCGCCGTCCGGACCCGTCGGTCCCGCCGCCCCGCGCACCGGGTGGGTCGCGGGACGGGTCGTCGGGGTGGTGGCCGGGTCCGTCGCGGTCCTGGTGTCGCTCGGCATGCTCACCGGTGGGCTGGCCCTCGTCGTCGCCGACAACGCCGCGCGCCAGGACGGCCTGGTCACCGTGGTCGACCGCACCGTCCGCTCGGCGGGGTATGCCGTCGTCACCCCGTCGGCCGTGGTGGACAGCAGGTCCGACGGGACCGACTGGGCCGCCAGGGTGGTCGGAGACGTGCGCATCCGGGTGACGCCGCAGTCCGCCGGCCAGTCGGTGTTCGTCGGCATCGGGCCGACGGCCGACGTCGACCGCTACCTGGCCGGGGTGGCGCGCACCCAGGTGGCCACGCGGTCCTCCGGCGACCGTGACCTGGCCGGGGTCGCCCCGGCGACGACGCCGACCGCGGCCCCGTTCTGGGTCGCCCGGGCGCAGGGCACCGGCACGGTCGACCTGCGGTGGCGTCCCACCAGCGGCGACTGGTCCGTCGTCGTCATGAACTCCGACGCCTCCGCCGGGGTCTCCGCCGCCGTGCTGGCGGGCGCCGAGCTCCCGTGGCTCGGCACGGTCGGCGTGGTGCTGCTCGTCCTGGGTGTGCTGCTGCTCGTCGCCGGGGCGGTCCTCGTCGTGGTGATGGTCCAGCGCGCCTCGGTGCGGCACCCCGGCCCACCCGTCCAGGCGGCCACGCCGTGAGCCGGCAGGGTCGCCCGGTGACCCTGCGTGGGTCCACGGCGACAGCGGTCGTGCTGGCCGTGGCGGTCCTGTTGCTGGTCGGCGCGTGTGCCGCCGACGCCAACCCGTCGGTGTCCTCCAGCCCGGGCGTCCCGGGCTTCTGGCTCGGCCTGTGGCAGGGGTTGATCAGCCCGATCACGTTCCTGGTGTCGCTGTTCCGCGACGACGTGGGCATCTACGCCGTGCGCAACTCCGGCGCCTGGTACGACTTCGGCTTCATGCTCGGCGTCTCCATCATCTTCGGCGGGAGCGCCCGCTCGGGCGCCGCAGCGAGCCGGGCGGCACCCCGGCGCCGGCGGCCCGGCAGCTGAGGGGCCCACCGGCACGACGTGCGGGGGGTGTGTCGGGTCAGGCCGGGCGGAGCCAGGCGGCGGCGTCGACCGGGAGCATCCCGGCGTCCACCGGCGCGCTGGCGAGCAGCACCTGCGTGTCGCCGGGCAGTGCGACCGGCGCGGACGAGATGTTGACGACGCACCGCAGGACCGACCCGCGCTCCAGGTCGAGCACCCCGTCGGCCGACTCCCGCCACCGCAGGCCCACGGCGCCGAGGCCCGGCAGGTCCCGCCTCAGGTGCAGGGCCTCGCGGTAGAGGTTGAGCATCGAGCCGGGGTCGTCGCGCTCGCGCTCCACGGTGTACCGGTCCCAGCCCTCGGGCTGCGGGAGCCAGGTCGACGCGCCCGCAGGGCTGAACGCGTACGGCGGGTGCTCGCCGGCCCACGGCAGGGGGACCCGGCAGCCGTCGCGGCCGCGCATCGTCCCGCCGCTGCGGGCGAACATCGGGTCCTGGAGCACCTCGTCCGGCAGGTCGTCGACGTTGGGCAGGCCGAGCTCCTCGCCCTGGTAGACGTAGGCGCCGCCCGGCAGTGCGAGCATGAGCAGCGCGGCCGCCCGGGCCCGGCGCGTGCCGAGCTCGAGGTCGGACTCCTCGCCGGCGCCGTCGGTGATGAAGACCGAGCTCGTCGTGCGGCGGCCGTACCGCGTGACGAGCCGGGTCTCGTCGTGGCTGCTCAGCACCCAGGTCGACGGGACGCCGATGGGTTCGTACGACGCGAGCGTCGCGTCGATCACCGACCGCAGCGCGCCGGCGTCCCACGCGGACTTCATGTACGGGAAGTTGAAGGCCGAGTGCATCTCGTCCGGCCGGAGGTACTTCGCCAGCCGCTCGGGCCCGTTGACGACGGCCTCGGCGACGAACACGCGGTCGCCCTCGTAGGTGTCGGCGATCCGGCGCCACCGGCGGAAGACCTCGTGCACGGTGTCGACGTCCCAGTGCGGGTTGTCGGTCCACTCCAGCGTGCGGAACTCGGCGACGTCGCCGTAGTCGGCGTCGGGCAGCCCGGCCGCCTTGCCCATGGCCGGGGCCGCGTCGATCCGCAGGCCGTCGACGCCGCGGTCGAGCCAGAACCGCAGCACGTCGTCGAAGTCGGCGAGCACGTCGGGGTTGGTCCAGTCGAGGTCCGGCTGCTCGAGCGCGAACATGTGCATGAACCACTGGCCCGGCCGGCCGTCGGCCTCGGTGACGCGCTCCCAGGCGGAGCCGCCGAAGCAGCTGATCCAGTTGTTGGGGGGCTCGTCGCCGCCGGGTCCGCGGCCGTCGCGGAAGAGGTACCGCGCCCGCTCCCGCGACCCCGGACCCGCCGCCAGCGCAGCCCGGAACCACGGGTGCTGGTCGGACGTGTGGTTGGGGACGACGTCGATGATGACCTTGAGGCCGAGCTCGTGCGCCCGGGCGATCACGGCGTCCGCGTCGGCGAGCGTGCCGAACATCGGGTGGATGTCGAGGAAGTCGCTGACGTCGTAGCCGCCGTCGGCCATGGGGGAGGGGAACCACGGCGAGATCCAGATCCCGTCGACCCCGAGGTCGGCGAGGTAGGGCAGGCCCTCCAGCAGGCCGGGCAGGTCGCCCTCGCCGTCGCCGTTCCCGTCGGCGAAGCTGCGCGGGTACACCTGGTAGATGACGGCGTCGCGCCACCACGCGCCGGCCGAGCCGCCGGTGGCCGCGTCGGGGGACGCGCTGGGGGACGCGCTGGGGAGGGTGTCGGTCATGCTGCGCTCCTGGGGCCGCGCCGGTGGGGCGATCCGAACCTAGTGCGCGCGGTCGTCCGTGTGCACCCGCTGACCGCGACCAGTCCGGCGTTCGGCCGGCGGCGGACCGCCGCCGGGGCCTGCGCCGACCGCGGCGGCGAACCGGGCCGACCAGTCGGCGAGCTCGGCCCGCACCTCCGGGGTGGCCTCCTCGATCGTGAACGGCGCGCCGATCACCCCGAGGCCGAAGATCGCCCACCGCGGCTCGAGCGCCTCCATCTCGATGCGGCACGAGTGCTCGTCCACCGGGGTAAGCGAGGCCCACGGCCCGGTCCGCGGCTCGACCTGGGCGGCGGGGGCGTGCACCAGCACGCGTACGGTCGTGCGGACCTCGTTGCGGGACAGGCCGTTGCGCACGTATGCCGCGGCGTCGCCGCCGGGCACCTCCCGCGGGCGGAACCGCGCCCGCGTGCCCTCGGGCTCGCTCAGCCGGTCCATCCGGAAGGAGCGCCAGTCCTGCCGGTCGAGGTCGTAGCCGAGCAGGTACCACCGGCGCCCGACGGTGACCAGCCGGTGCGGCTCGACGTGCCGCCGCAGGTCCGAGCCGGCCGCCTGGCCACCCCGGGCCCGGTAGGTGAACCGGAGCCGCTCGGTGTCGCGTGTCGCCTGGGCGACGACCGCGAGCACGTCGGCGCGCACCGTCGGTGCCTGGGAGAACGGCGAGTCGTCCGTGACGGCGCGCAGCGCCTCCGCCCGGCGCCGGAGCCTCGGTGGCAGGACCTGGACCACCTTCGACAGGGCGCTGACCGACGCCTCCGACAGCGTGCCGCTGGTGAGCTGCGCGGCACCGTTGAGCGCGACCACCATGGCGATCGCCTCGTCCTCCTCGACGGTCAGCGGCGGCATGGCGGCTCCGGCGCCGAGCTGGTAGCCGCCCTCGACGCCGCGCACCGAGTCGACGGGGTAGCCGAGCTCGCGCAGCCGCTCGATGTCCCGGCGCAGGGTGCGCTCGGACACCTCGAGCCGGCCCGCCAGCTCCCCGCCGGGCCAGAACCGGTGGGTCTGCAGCAGCGACAGCAGCCGGAGGGTGCGCGAGCTCGTGTTGGCCATGGGTCGACAGTCTCGCACCATGCGGTCAGGAAGTGACCGGAATGCTCCCTAGCGTCGTCGGGAGAAGCACACCGCAGCAGTCCTCGACGAAGGAGACCCCGATGAGCACCACGCTGGACACCGACCTCCCGGCCCCGGTCCCCGCGGCCGCCCCACCTGTCCCGCCCGACGAGGCGGGCGCGGCGCCGACGGCCTCCGCCCGCGCCCGCGGCCCCCTGCCGGTCGGCCGGGCCCGCACCATCGCCCTGCTCAGCCTGTTCCTGGCCTCGACGATGGAGCTGCTCGACACGACCATCGTCAACGTCGCCCTGCCGACCATCGAGTCCGGGCTGCGCGCCACCGACACGCAGCTGCAGTGGATGGCCGCGGCATACCCGCTCGCCTTCGCCCTCGCCCTCATCACCGGCTCGCGGCTGGGGGACCTGCTCGGTCGCAAGCGGGTCTTCGTCGCCGGGCTCGTCGGATTCACGGCCACCTCGGCCGCCTGCGGCCTGGCCCCCACCGCCGAGGCGCTCGTCGCCTTCCGGGCGGTGCAGGGCGTCGCGGCCGCGGCGATGATCCCGCAGGTGCTCTCCAGCCTGCAGGTGATGTACCGGCCGCACGAGCGGGCCCGGGCGATGGGCATGTTCACCGGGCTCGCCGGCCTGTCGGCGGTGCTCGGCCCCGTCATCGGCGCCGTGCTCACCCAGGCGGACGTGGCCGGACTGGGCTGGCGCGCGATCTTCCTCGTCAACGTCCCCTTCGGGCTGGCCGCGGTCGCGGCGGCCCTGCGCTGGGTGCCCGAGTCGGTCGCCGAGCGGCGCCCGCGGATCGACCTGCGCGGGGTCGTGGTGCTGGCGCTCGGGCTGCTGGGCGTGCTCTACCCGCTCACGCTCGGGCGCGAGCTCGGCTGGCCCGCCTGGGTGTATGCCGCGATGGCGGCCGGCGTGGCCGTCCTCGTCCTGTTCGGCCGGGCCCAGTGGCGGGCCGAGCGGGCGGGCCGCGAGCCGCTGGTGGCGACGAGCCTGTACCGCGGCCGCGGGTTCGCCGCAGGGTCGACGATGAACGCCCTGCTCTTCGCCTCGATGTCGTCGTACTTCCTGTGCCAGACCGTCTACCTGCAGGCAGGGCTCGGCTGGTCGGTGCTGCGGGCCGGGCTCGCCGGAGTGCCGTTCGCGCTGACCACCACGGTGTTCGCCGGGGTCGG is a window from the Phycicoccus sp. M110.8 genome containing:
- a CDS encoding lysylphosphatidylglycerol synthase domain-containing protein, encoding MSATGPDRRARSPLPASRGARWLREGEAVAAALLAIALLAFGLPRVAGVGWDQVGAVLAQLTVAEVGLLTAVWLAGLAVQTVALSAALPGLSHRRAFFLNITGSAVSNLLPLGGAAGSAVNYWAVRAWGFGTAAFLRWALLTNIWDVLGRLAVPALALGWFLASGTHSEALTTAGLGACATLLALVVVTVVVLREPRRVAWLGRVVDPVATLLRRLPAPGTSYSDRVVAAVASVADLVRVAWVRLTVGKLAYAVMQAVLLWLCLDLLGARPPLVVVAGAFAVERLLSLAVISPAATGIVELGMTGLLVALGTAPAPAAAAVLLYRLFVIGMEVPVGGALLGWWLLRRLRDRARARRATGPAVDPGPKGPRTPTATARRSR
- a CDS encoding YafY family protein, producing MANTSSRTLRLLSLLQTHRFWPGGELAGRLEVSERTLRRDIERLRELGYPVDSVRGVEGGYQLGAGAAMPPLTVEEDEAIAMVVALNGAAQLTSGTLSEASVSALSKVVQVLPPRLRRRAEALRAVTDDSPFSQAPTVRADVLAVVAQATRDTERLRFTYRARGGQAAGSDLRRHVEPHRLVTVGRRWYLLGYDLDRQDWRSFRMDRLSEPEGTRARFRPREVPGGDAAAYVRNGLSRNEVRTTVRVLVHAPAAQVEPRTGPWASLTPVDEHSCRIEMEALEPRWAIFGLGVIGAPFTIEEATPEVRAELADWSARFAAAVGAGPGGGPPPAERRTGRGQRVHTDDRAH
- a CDS encoding MFS transporter, which produces MSTTLDTDLPAPVPAAAPPVPPDEAGAAPTASARARGPLPVGRARTIALLSLFLASTMELLDTTIVNVALPTIESGLRATDTQLQWMAAAYPLAFALALITGSRLGDLLGRKRVFVAGLVGFTATSAACGLAPTAEALVAFRAVQGVAAAAMIPQVLSSLQVMYRPHERARAMGMFTGLAGLSAVLGPVIGAVLTQADVAGLGWRAIFLVNVPFGLAAVAAALRWVPESVAERRPRIDLRGVVVLALGLLGVLYPLTLGRELGWPAWVYAAMAAGVAVLVLFGRAQWRAERAGREPLVATSLYRGRGFAAGSTMNALLFASMSSYFLCQTVYLQAGLGWSVLRAGLAGVPFALTTTVFAGVGVAVLAPRIGRRVLQIGALTWAAGAVLIGVAVHGADASTSLWAFLPGFVVAGAGFGLMVSPIGVFTLADVPVDKAGSASGLFSTTGQLAGATGVAAVGSLFFSVAQAHASSSPVEVFRPAVEASLAVLVGLMLVAALVARALPRHPLVTAEAAGVVADAD
- a CDS encoding ribonucleoside-diphosphate reductase subunit alpha: MTQVEDRAPGAPETTETTPRRSTMQVRKRNGDAEPVDVMKIVRAVERWCDDLPEVDPMTVATRTISGLYDGATTAELDRLSIQTAAEMTATEPEYSRLAARLLSNYIDKEVRGAQVASFSQAVRLGHLEGLVGDETAAFVEANARKLDHAVDPSADRRFEYFGLRTVYDRYLLRHPQTRDVIETPQYWLLRVACGLAHTPQEAIDFYRLMSSLAYLPSSPTLFNSGTRHTQMSSCYLVDSPRDELDSIYERYAQVAKLSKFAGGIGISWSRVRGRGALIRGTNGHSNGIVPWLRTLDSSVAAVNQGGRRKGAACVYLEPWHPDVEEFLELRDNTGEDARRTHNLNLANWVPDEFMRRVEADEQWSLIDPSEVPELPDLWGPAFERAYAAAEREGRVVRTVSARELYGKMMRTLAQTGNGWMTFKDASNRTCNQTSDEQGPGSPVVHLSNLCTEIIEVSSDGETAVCNLGSVNLARHLTAARDGIDWGALRSTVRTAVTYLDRVIDVNYYPSTESAASNPRWRPVGLGMMGLQDVFFALRLPFDSDEARELSTRIAEEVYLSALERSAELAAEHGAHPAYGQTRAARGDLQPDLWGVTPTQTERWGALRAAVADHGLRNSLLVAIAPTATIASIAGCYECIEPQVSNLFKRETLSGEFLQVNTALVRELKDRGLWTPEVREAVKRSEGSVQGVLDLPEDVRLLFRTAWELPQRALIDLAAARQPYVDQSQSLNLFLAAPTIGKLSSMYLYAWKAGLKTTYYLRSRPATRIQQATVSVAARVPNPTTATSAAAQPTLTPTDQEAIACSLENPESCEACQ
- a CDS encoding DUF4389 domain-containing protein, yielding MAAFPTAPAAPAPRPVAYPVHLDADTSPHASRWLWLVKWLLAIPHVIVLAFLWAAFAVLSIVAFFAILITGEYPRALFDFNAGVLRWSWRVAYWSYGALGTDRYPPFTLAEVPDYPAHLEIDYPEHLSRGLVLVKWWLLAIPHYVVVAVLVGSGSYAVHTADRWRTVGAQTGLIGVLALVAGVALAVTGRYPQALYDLLLGLNRWVIRVAAYVGLMTDAYPPFRLDQGPHEPFAMAFAAGGAPAPTAGGPATGSVVPSGSGVGAGPAPGAGTGPAQPGVAGGGPGGTYPPAPAGPPSGPVGPAAPRTGWVAGRVVGVVAGSVAVLVSLGMLTGGLALVVADNAARQDGLVTVVDRTVRSAGYAVVTPSAVVDSRSDGTDWAARVVGDVRIRVTPQSAGQSVFVGIGPTADVDRYLAGVARTQVATRSSGDRDLAGVAPATTPTAAPFWVARAQGTGTVDLRWRPTSGDWSVVVMNSDASAGVSAAVLAGAELPWLGTVGVVLLVLGVLLLVAGAVLVVVMVQRASVRHPGPPVQAATP
- a CDS encoding glycoside hydrolase family 13 protein, producing MTDTLPSASPSASPDAATGGSAGAWWRDAVIYQVYPRSFADGNGDGEGDLPGLLEGLPYLADLGVDGIWISPWFPSPMADGGYDVSDFLDIHPMFGTLADADAVIARAHELGLKVIIDVVPNHTSDQHPWFRAALAAGPGSRERARYLFRDGRGPGGDEPPNNWISCFGGSAWERVTEADGRPGQWFMHMFALEQPDLDWTNPDVLADFDDVLRFWLDRGVDGLRIDAAPAMGKAAGLPDADYGDVAEFRTLEWTDNPHWDVDTVHEVFRRWRRIADTYEGDRVFVAEAVVNGPERLAKYLRPDEMHSAFNFPYMKSAWDAGALRSVIDATLASYEPIGVPSTWVLSSHDETRLVTRYGRRTTSSVFITDGAGEESDLELGTRRARAAALLMLALPGGAYVYQGEELGLPNVDDLPDEVLQDPMFARSGGTMRGRDGCRVPLPWAGEHPPYAFSPAGASTWLPQPEGWDRYTVERERDDPGSMLNLYREALHLRRDLPGLGAVGLRWRESADGVLDLERGSVLRCVVNISSAPVALPGDTQVLLASAPVDAGMLPVDAAAWLRPA